CAAAGTTAAATTGtaacaaattttttaaaaagtagccATCATTCATAACAAATCCCATACGAGAGCTTTCGATCTGTATAATTTATGTTGTCATTGAAGACAACACAATGAACCTGTAAAATTGTGAGGAGCGTTTCTTCACATTGCTCTTGGGGTTCTGTTGCAGGTCCTTGGTTTCCTCGCGGCGGTGTTGCACAAAAAAGGAACTTGGGAGGACATTGAGAGCAACAAGCCTCACTTTCTGCAAAGTCAGACCCCATCCAAGCAGAGGAAGCCAAAGAAAGTGGGTGCAATGATAACCGCATCAAAATGGCTAAAGTAGCTTGAAAGGCAGGGCAGTGACATTTGTTTTCAGATGACATTCAACCAGATGAAGACTGCATTAAGTGCAACAATAATGTGAGATGGGGGAGGGATGGAGCGCCGGGGATTGCGGTTGCCTGCGAATGTCATCAGGGCCAGTGTTTTTGCGATCTGTTGTAGCTTTTCCTGATTGTGGCCCCGCTGTCAGTGCTGTATAACTGGAAAGATGAACTGGACACCTGGGGCCACTTCCAGTACGCGGTGGTCCACGGGTTGAGGAAACAGGAGGAGCTGGCTCGCGTCAAGAAGGGCCGCGTGGAGATCACGCTCACCACCTATGAGACTCTTCGCCTCTGTCTGACTCAATTTAATAAGTGAGAGACTTTAAGATGCAAGTGCAAGACACAAATAATGACTTCCTGTCTGCGTTAATGCTGTTCTGTGCATTTATTTCTTTGGCCTGTGAAAGTATTTCAGGCACTTGTTAATGCTGCTGAATCAGAAAGTGTGTACAAACTTGAATGGTAGAATGTATACAAACATTTATCACTATATGTGTTATATGAGCCTAAGCGGTGGAAAAACGGAATGAATCAGGCCCTGACACCAGTTTTACCCACTGACACAAAACTTGGTTGACATGTCTatcataatatccatccatccattttccaaaccacttgatcctcactagggtcgcggggggtgctggagcctatcccagccgtcttcgggcagtaggcggaggacaccctgaatcagttgccagccaatcgcagggcacacagagacgaacaaccaaccacgcccacactcacaccgagggacaatttagagcgcccaatcagcctgccatgcatgttttttggaatgttggaggaaaccggagcacccggagaaaacccacgcaggcccggggagaacatgcaaaatccacacaggcaggccggagctggaattgaatttcATGCCTAAAACTATTTCATATGTTATATTATGAtagacgggcggcccggtagtccagtggttagcacgtcggcttcacagtgctgaggctccggcctccctgtgtggagtttgcatgttctatctgggcctgtgtgggttttctctgggtactccggtttcctcccacattccaaaaaacatgcatggcaggctgattgaacactctaaattgtccctagatgtgagtgtgagcgcggatggttgttcgtctctgtgtcccctgcgattggctggcaatcggttcagggtgtcccccgcctactgcccgaaggcagctgagataggctctagcaccccctgcaacccttgtgaagataaagcggatcggaaaatggatggatggaggactgTACCTTATCTCCCCGAAGTGCAATCATTTGTCATTGATGATTTTGCTAACTGTCCACAAAAAAGTTGTACGTTGTTAGAAAAAGGTCGGTGATAGTGGCCTATTACGTTTATTGGAGTCAGAACATGGCATCAAGGTTGGTGATAGTTAATACTGCCTGCAGTTGTAATTACCATTTATATTCTTCACATGACCTTTTCTTCTCCCGCAGCATCACCTGGTCCGCTGTGTTTGTAGACGAGGCTCACAAGATAAAGAATCCAAACTCTCAAATAACTCAAGCAATGAAGGGTCTCAAATGTCAGGTCAGGTTTTGTCCTCAAATTTATATGGCAGCAAGTAGATTTTAaatgaatcatctttttttttttaaactcagatCAGGATTGGCCTAACTGGCACCATCCTTCAGAATAATCTTGAGGAGTTGTGGTGTGTCATGGACTGGTAAGTTTTTGCTTGTGGGCATTTTTTGATCATTAATAAAAAGTCATTCAGTTCCAAATTTGTCACAGGACTGTTCAGTGACTTATCAAGTGATTCAGTCTGGcatgttttttgcattttctggAACTATGTGTAACCTTGCTGTTCTGTTCTTCCACACAGGGCCGTCCCTGGCTGTCTTGGCAACCTGGGGCATTTTAAGAGCAAGGTATCAGAACCAGTTGAGCGAGGCCAGAAACACAGTGCTACCAAGCGAGCCTTAGCGACAGCGAGAAAGACCATCAGAGACCTGGTGAGAAAGATTTCCTTCTGTTTCCTCCGAAGGACCAAATTGCTCATCCAGGACCAACTCCCGAAGAAGGATGACAGGGTGGGTAACGTGCTCTCAGGTGATGACCAAGTGGCACCGTACTGAAGTGCTATCTTTTGGTGGTGCACTCTAGGTGGTGTACTGCTCTCTGACTGACTTTCAGCAGACGGTCTACCAAACTGTGCTAGACTCTGAAGATGTGCAATTGCTTTTGAGGTCTTCAGAGAAATGCGATTGCCAAAGTGGACGTGCTCGACGGAGATGCTGCTATAAAGTCAGTCCACCTAtgctatatttttttctctttcaggcCTTGTAACGTGGTCGCCTGTGTTGAATAATTGCTTCCTTCCACTTAACTTTTGATAAGAGTTTTTTGAATTGGAGTGAACGGAGTCTTTAAATCTGCCAGTTTAGCGTAGCATATTTGTGTTTCCCTTGAATGCGCCACTAAAGTTAAAAATACAGCCTTGTTTTGAATGCGTTCTCACTATCAGCAAGGCCTTTATCTTTACAAAGATAATCAGTTGTGAGACATACTGtgcatttttacaatttttgaacTTTCAACTGCCAGCCCAGTGACAAGTTTTGCTTCGATTGCCATGGCCTTGGCATTGCTAGTCTGGTTATTGTGTCAATTAGTTTCCTAACCGTGGGGTGGACGTTCACAACGGTTTGCTTACAGACGCATTGTTATGAATAGGGCAATTAAACAATTAAAATTTACTTCGCCGTTTAATTTCACAATTGATTTTTGGGCCAGTACTCCAGAGACCCGAACTGTTCTTATTGAACCCATTAAAAAGACACTTTTCCATAACCGAAGTTCCTCCCTTGCAGATCAATTCTGAGGGTGTGCCAGCAAAGGCGCAATACTTCACTTACCTGTCTGTACTGAGGAAGGTTGCCAGTCACGTGGCACTGCTCCAGTCCACCACAGGCACCAGTAAAAAACAGGTACTATAATCAACAAATTATTATAATCATTCACATTAATTGCCTCAGTCGCAACTTGACTTTGTTCTTTTAGGAAAAGTGCGTGAGTGCCATTTGTCAAAAAGTGTTCCAGAAGTTTCCAGAGTTTATGCGGCGGTGCAAAGATGAAGCGTTTGAGGCGCTGTCGGACCCGATGTATAGTGGCAAAATGAAGGTGCGGTACAGTAATAAGGCTCGGTGtgcttaattaatttattttttaaaattattattattttttttttttactatatttGGGATTAAAGGGAATCATTTTGTATGATGGTGGCTTTGTGCAGACTCCCATCCAACACAAGCTTGAGTTGTGGTTGGTTAAGTCGGAACACAGGCACGTCAAGAGGGTGCACACACTGGttgtcagtttatttatttacccccccttgtaaaactgaaaaaaaaaatcagttgattTGTATAGTCAGTAAGGTCATCTTAATAGTGGAAAACATTTAGAATGTGTAGACATTTTATATCCTCTCTGTACATGTATGTTAATGAAGACCTTTTCCCCCCTCAGGTTTTGCAGAAGCTCCTAAGATTCTATCTGCAAAGGAAAGACAAGGTGCTCCTCTTTTCACTGTCAACTCGGGTAAGGGCTGTGATTGAATGCACAATAATTTCCATTTATGACAAATTATATTTGGAATAATTTGTCCCATGAATTTGTGGTGCAATGGTAAGCAGATTTTAGGTTAAAATAATGGCTCAGGCCTACCCATGTGGAATTTACATGTTCTGTCCGTGCCTGTATACATTCTCTGTGCGTACTTCCTCCCATATTTAACAAAACATGCTTAAGTTAATTGAGGACTAAATTAGTTATGAACGTgattgtgattggttgtttgtctatgtgctctgcgattggctggcgaccagtctacAGTGTACTTGACCTCTCACTCAAAATCGTCGGGATCTGTCTAAGTGGCTTTCAAACAAACAGGATTGGGAACAGAAACCCGGCACAATAAACCCAGTGAAGCGTGAAACTTCCCTTTAGAGAACCAACACAAAGTTGTTGCAAAACCACCCGCAAAATGTGTACATTTAAGATAAATTTTCCTTTAAGTTTTGATCAATTCTGCAAACGGTGATGTTTCTTTCTTCAATTCATTTTAAAGTGTATCAAATTAAGTGTCCAAAGAGAGTACAAAGTCTCATTAGACGTGCATCTGTCCCATAGGAAATTGGAAATTTGATGATTTGTGATCTTTACGGCGGAATTTGGAAGGCGTCAACATTCTCAAATGGTGACTCGCATTCACAGCCGCTCAGTTTTTAGGCTACAGGCACACTTAATTGCTGCTCCCGTTCAAGCCCCATACCTTATTTATAGACAAAACATACGCAGCAGATGTggctctttctctttctcgctctctcgTGATTGGGATTAGTGTGTAAGCCATGGGGCTTTATGCGGGAAAGCAATTAGAGCTCTTAAGAAAATGAGACAGTGCAGGGTCACCAGAGACTGAACGATAATAATTAAGTTGAGGACATTGATTTCAGCATTGTTATGGCAATCAACCAAGCGCTGTTCATGGTGATCATGATGCTTGGTTTTTTATTGACACTTGTTAATTTTCCACTAGTGTATGTTTTCACTTTGAAATATTCAGGGTTCATCCATTTGGAATATATGGCGATTTTGAGAAATGAACTGGGTAGCAGAGTAGCAGGTCAACAACTCTTAACCAGCCGTCCAATTTCTTTCATGCTTTTTCGGGGAAGCTGGAACTTATCCCAGCTAACCCCGGATGAGAGGTGGGGTTCACCCGGGAATGGTCCCCAGTCATTCCCAATGAATGACCACATATTCCAATGACAATTAACaggatttgttttattgttgttgtttgggtcCTGTCAGCTGTTGGACATTCTGGAGAGCTACTGCATGGCTGAGGGGTATGACTATAGCAGGTTGGATGGGACTACCAAAGCCAAGGAACGAGTCCACATCGTCAAGGAGTTCAACACCTCCGCTCACATCAACCTGTGCCTGGTGTCCACCATGTTAGTGTGCCAATACAtactccccccccaaaatccaaATGACTCTATTTCAGTAGATAGGCATTTATTTCCTCTGCAGATTGAGGGACAGCTTTGTCTTAGATATCACACATTTTTGCAATATTAAACTAATTTATTAGATTATAATTTATGCAGGGTGAAACTGAAGTTAAATGCAGGCAGGTAAAAAATAAGTGAGCTGTGACACGTAAACAAGGATGCACACAACATTGCGCAGCGATCACTTTAAATCATCTCAGATAATGTTGCCCAGGCAGCTGGTTTAAAATACACACGAAAACTGTACCCTTAATTTCATCTGAAAAACTGTTTATTGGCTTCGttgggtgctgctgttttgcttAGTAACAGACTTTGCAGATACTACTTATTTCTGAGACCTCTATTTAAGGGAagtgttttattcttttttttaactcattgacACTGTCCGTGATGGACATCTTTGAGAAACAAACTGTAATATTtaacgtgaagaaaaaaaattatgacaataTTGACTCTTTCCAGGGCGGGAGGTCTTGGTCTAAACTTTGTAGGGGCCAATGTGGTGATATTATTTGATCCAACGTGGAACCCAGCCAATGACCTCCAGGCTATCGAcaggtttgtccattttttatcAGATTCCATTCTTTCGCATACAAATATGTGGCTTGTTTGACATGGTTGAtatggtttgcatgttctttgttttttttttgcatggtgtTTAGAGCATATCGCATTGGCCAGTGCAGAGACGTGACTGTTTTCAGGCTAATCTCATTGGGGACCGTGGAGGAAATTACCTACCTCAGACAAGTTTACAAACAGGTAATCCGGTAATTTTGATGTTGATTTGTCATGGGACGTCATGTGTGTGGCAGGATATTATCAAATTTCACTGaagtggtaaaaaaataaaaaaaataaaataaaaataaattgtttcTTTACACAGAAATAATATATTTCAGTCATCTGCGGGTTAAATGCTTTGGAGCCTTGTGTAGCAGCTTGCTCGCTGTTTTTCAGGGCCCTTAACATGCTGCTAAAATGtttgctgtgtgtgtatatcctgATGAAAATCGTGTTTCAGGGGTCCCCAGGGAGACCCCCGAAAGTCACTTAGTAGCACCCCTGggaagtttaaaaaacaaatttgcccCTGACAACGATTCATTGCCTGACCATTTATTGTCAAAGGATGCACAAAAACGTCGGAATGACAGACCCAAACAAGTATTCCATATAaatcccacagaaaaaaaaagcacaggcaTCTTGAAATGATAAATTacaagattatttttgtttacaATCAGCAATTACAGAGCTCTGTTGTCGGCGTGGAGAGCGCACGGCGGTACTTTGATGCCGTGCAGGGCGCCTATAAGGGGGAACTGTTTGGGATTCATAACCTCTTCAGGCTACAGACCCAAGGCACTTGCCTCACCCGCAAAATACTTGAGGTAAGATTTGGTGTGACAATAAGAACTCCCCATAAAAAAGCTCCATCCAAAAAATATCGGATTTAAGTCCCAAACTTTGTATTTCAATAGTTTATAACATTTTatcttgcatatttttttttatggtctcCTCCGCATTCTAGCGTGAGGGACAAGTGGAGGCGGGCGTCATGACaaccagcacacacacaaacgtggaGGCTGTGGAGGAGGTGGAAGAGAAGGACGAGACCCATAGGCACAGCGTTGGCGTGAGTCGCTCTGCTTTTCTCAGCGACCCGGAACACGGAGCACACATCTTTCCCATCCCTTGCTCACACATCTTCTCTCCCCAGTGGCGCGCTCAAACCTCTCATTCCCATGCTTAAAACGGGGATACCTCTTATGGGGGCCTCCTGTGTGGTCTGTCAGCCGTTTGACTGACAACAGTGATTCTGGTTCCTTCGTAAAAGTACACCAAACTACTGCCGCaactatatatacatataacgGCACTATGGTACACAGGGCGATTGTAAATATTTCCTGCTGACTTTAGGGGAGATGTGCGGGGTAGACACTGGACTGCTcgtcagtcaatcacaggggacATACGGACAACCtaccattcacattcattctCATACACGTAAGGACAATTAACTGTCATCATTGGATCGAAAAGGCATGTTGTTGGAGGGTGTGGTGAACCCACAAtacatggagaaaacccaccaagCAAGCATCggcagaaaatgcaaactccagatttgaacccagaaagAAGCCCAGTAATGTGAATCCAAACTACATAACCACCAATCGTGTTGCCCTCTGTCCAATTccgtttttttcaaaatgtcttcaatCATCTTTAGTTGGGTTTGCTCCAGACATCCATTAGATTTATGGAAAGAACCGGAATCATACATACACTGAAGCTTATAGCGTTTATGGTtccacatgcatgcacgcaaaCTTTCCCGAAATGGACAGATCTGTCCGGTGAACACTAAAAACTGGATCATCCATGGTGGTCCAAATGAAGTCCAAATGTTTATAGCTTCTGGACATGTCAGTTCCTCATATTACATCATAATGGGAGCCTGTGTCACATTGTGGTTTATTATGATTTGCTATTACGAACATCTGTTTTGTATCCCACCAGGAATGTTCTCATAGGCCCTTTTTTTAATAGCTTCCAACCCTTTTCTATGCCAACGTACTCCTATGTTTTTTCCTTGCAGGAAGCTGGAGATGCATCCAAGGAGAGCTCGGGTGCATCTAAGATCCCCAGAGGGCTGCAGGACTTCAGCAGTGGGAGTGACGATGATGTCGAGGCGGAGCGGGGAAGTCCCAGTGGAGGACGTGGCACAAGAAGTATGGATTCCTCCACCAGGCTTGGTCCAACCAGTTTGCTGCAGCAGGATTTTGCCATACTACTCCAAAGGCTTCAAGCAATGCCGGAGTCGGGTGATGGGGACAGTAGTTCAGGTGGTGAGGGGACAAGCACTTTGGTCTCTAAGAGCTTCAACATTGGGAATAATGTTTACCCTGAACAGGGAAAAATCACGATATTGAACGGCAGTACAAAACAAGGCCCGAAATTAGGTCGGACCAATTTAGAGACGAGTGACAAGGAGAGTGCGAGAAGTTCCAAAAATCCGCTGCTTTCCAAATCACACCGCTTTGAGCAATATTCCGATGAATCGGATGATTTCGACATTGAGACGCTAACACGGTCTaagggtgacaccctgaacccccaccaaaaaactgGCAGGAAACAACAAGGAAGAAGAGTACACAGCAGAAGGAGAAATACAAGCAGAGGAGCCATGTTCACTGAGGACATTGAGACCTTCACAACTTCAGAGGACGAGAACACCAAGTGCGCAGATAAAACCAAAGCAGGGCTAAAAGATGGTCAAGGATCTGGAACAAGCTCGGGCCGACATGAAAGTTCTCCATTCACTCATGTGGAAAGGCAAACATCTACAGCCTCCACAGAAACCATTGATACTATCTTAGGTAAGACTCTGGAGAAAAGTCATGTCGTCGCATTTGACTAGAATGACCTCTGTTCCTGATTGAAGGTGGGGTGCGGGAGGTGGCGTACACGCATTCCAACCAGCGCGTGGTGGGCGGGAGCAAAGCCGAGGAGCTGATCAGTCGAGCCGCGATGAAGGATGTGTTTGAGCGCAAGATGTACTCTCAACTTCCTGCAAATGAACTCCTCACCCCCTATGAGGTACACAACAATATTTAAACCACAAGACAGTGAAGCCCTGTTTATCGCAGGCAATATGTTCCTAACTGAACCAGCACTAGGTGAAAATACACTACACTGTACAAGAACAGACCTTTTCAGTTTTACCCGCCCCCACTGCtttaaacacattcaaattTACAATTCCACATTTAAGCACATTGATGACATATTTGAACGGACAAAAAGATTGAAAGCAGAAAATACTGTCTAAGCTTGATGAATGTAGTTAATTGCTGAAATTCGGACGGATCATCATAATGTATGTGCCCTGCTTAACCAAATCAAAGCTGACATTTTGACCATTCTTAGAAAATGCAGACTTGCAATTGAAGCATACTTGCTCCTTGAATTACATTTCATGAAtccacaaaaatgtaaatgaagacATGATCGCATATTGACCAACAGCCAACGTCATATGCGTTCCAAGCTGAAGGAAAGAAAACCATAAATGAAAGTATCTCAttttctgtgattggctggcgaccagtccttgGGTAGAATGTCAACATAGATGGGCTCCAGCTCGCCTACAACCCAAAGAAtggcgccttgagatacgatTGGAGAGTTTTTTGACGTatgggtctttttttccccttctttttttataattgttattttttagccTTTAGATAGCCTttagcccggtagtcgagtggttagtgcgttcctcacagtgcagaggtcgtgcaTTCAagcccggctccggccttcctgtgtggagtttgcatgttctccctgtgtgggttttctccgggtacgccggtttcctcgcacattccaaaaacatgcctggcaggctgattgaacactcgaaattgtccctaggtgtgaatgtgagtgcggatggttgttcgtctctgtgtgccctatgactggctggcaaccggttcagggtgcccctcgcctactgcccgaaggcagctaagatgggctctagcaccccctgcagcccttgtgaagataaagcggatcggaaaatggatgggtggatggatagataatcGCAAACATTTCCGATTGGCTGATGATCAGTGCACTTCAGAACTTTTCTGTGGTCTCTTGAAATGGCAGATTTTCACTTATTGCACAAAGGCCTGGAGCGTATTCCCCCATGGTAAACGAGGGCTCACTATGATAAGATCtgcgctcattttttttttttttttttttacatgctgcGCTACAGGAAAGCTTGTCAGAAAGCCAACCCGACCAACAGCCATGTGCCGCTCTCAACGGTCCGCAGCAGCTTCCTGGTCATCACCCTGTCACTTTCACTAAGAGCATCGTGCAGCACACCAGATGTAACACCTTTATCTTGGGGCAGACTCCTCTCACCATGCGCAGGTAATGAGAAACAGGAAGAATCCTAAGGAGAATATGGATGgtagttgggggtgggggataatGGGAAGTGTGTACCCTCCCAGGAAAGTGGTGGATTTTTCATGGAGGGAGAATTCCTGGCAGTGTTGGGAAGTCGGCCAAAGCTCACCGCAAATTGAATGTCGAGCGCCCCCATCTGGGCCTCGGGAAATGGCATGCATTCACACAGACCACCTCTGAGTTCGCCCCAACACCCTTTACCAGCATCCTGCCAAACATTACACACTTGTGTTCAGACCCGACGGTGCAGGGGAATAAAAAAGATGGCCCCCAGGGACTTTACAACGGATATGCACATACTTCCAATGAAACACTTAATGTAGACATCTttccaaaatacacacacacacacacacacacacacacacacacacacacacacacacacacacacacacacacacaccggcacCTTCTTTAGCTGTGATATCATTCCCCAGGTGGAAGAAGCTGTCTCTGCCTTGAGGCACACAAAAGTGTGAAAACATACCAGCCATATAGATTCCCCGTTCCGTTTAATTCAAGTCCGCACAGGGGTGTTACTGCcatcacttttttatttattggttTTTCCAGGGAAAGCCACAAGTTCTATTAACGAACACCACTTGTTACTGCCACACTTTGAAGTGTTTCTGATCTTGAGTCCGGATAAACCACACTTTTAATAACAAGGGCCTTGGGGCGGCAGAGGAAAACAAAGcgaaaacgcctgactatgtGGAGAAGTATTCATCTTGTGTCGTGCATGATGTGCCACCAGAATATCTGATTAATAGCGTTGGGCTtgtggcttaaaaaaaagacacaataaGTAGCAGATGGTGAGTTCCAAATGCAGTGTAAGTGCCAAAGTTGAAGACAATGTACTATGTGACGCTGGCTGACCGAAAAACAAAATTTCCCATCGGCAGTCATTATATCTGGAATAATTCATTCCAGAGCCCAGTGGTCACTTAAAGAAAATCTATATTCACAACACTGGCAATGTTTCCTGtaggtccatccattttctgtatagtgcttgtcctcatttagGGTTGCGGTGGAGCTGGGACTTTGCTCCGCGGATTTTTAGGCGAGAGGAGGGGTACACAATGGACAGGTTGTCAGTCAAACAGGGCACATATATGctagaaaaacaaccaatcacactaCCATGCACACCAATGGACAAATTACAACGGGGTGGTATCCAAACTATGGCCCAGGAGGCATTTGTACTCTGCAGTCCCATTTTAGCAGCCCACGGCAGattctaaaatgaataattGACAGTGCCTGTGtcgaaggaggaagaggacattCATTCTCGCCTCTCACTTCCTTGCTTTCAATCATTCAGTAAAACAGAAGTCTGATctttatccattttctaccacatGTTTAGGTTAGCTTAGTACAGATTGCTCTTGTTTGGGTTCTGAATACGCACACGTGGAAGCCGTCTTCAGGCCACGGTTTGTGCTCTGAGGTATAactacaaaaatgtcaggaaaagcctactaaaaCATCCAAAGTTTATTTGGGGTAAATCAGAGGTACTCAAAATAGCCACTGTGTGCTGATcgcatttaacatgagtttaaaTGTGATACATTTATTCTGAACTTACCCACATCCTGTTCCAAGAGTGTGTACAGGTTTGTTTGACCATAATTTCTCACTTGGTTATTTTTACTTctaaaaatctaaaatatttgTAATGAAGTGCACACTGGGCTCACCAGAAATGCTGACATCACATATCATGgcacatttcccccaaaaatttcCTGGAATACCAAATTGTGCAAACTTAAAGATGGGGAAATCCACTGTACTGTTGACTCATTTGCCAAATTAGAGCTGCTGGTGTTCAAAACCTCACtatgtcaagtgtgtgtgtgtgtgttggtgaaaaGGGAGCAGCTGCAGGAGATGGCGTCCAAGTTGAATTTCCCCTCGGCTCAACAGTTCGCCGCTGACGTTCTGAGAAGCGACTCGACTCAGAGGCTAGAGTGGCTGAGACGCTATTACGTCACTCTCGGCCACCCAGAACTCGCCAGCTTCGTTGCCAGCAACTTCGCGCCATCTGACGAAGCCCAGATGCCACCTCCCAAAAACTTGGAGAGCAGAAGGCGTAAATCCAACCAGAAGTGTCCTGAAcctgagaagaagaaagagaagttACAGAAAAATTCACGGGAGTCCCCAAATGTGGATCCTGAAGAGCAGAAGGAGGCGGTCAGCTGTGCGAGAGGTCGACGCAGGACAAGGAAGGCTAGTGTGTCCAGACCTGTTGGTGGTCTTGGTGTGTGTCaggccagcagcagcagtagttGTCTAGACGCTCGAGAGGTGGCGGATATTCCCCTCAACGTGGAGCAAAAGTCAAATGTACAAGAACAATCCCAGGAGGCGCCCGCTCAAGAAAGAGCCTGCATTCTCACAGAGCTCTTGGGCGATACCTCCATCCTGGACGACTTGCTCAAACCCAAATGCAAGGTCTCCCCCCATAAAACATCCACTTCAGTCTTGGCTTCTCCCCCTTCATCCAGAAGGACCTTCAACTCTGGTGCGCGTG
This sequence is a window from Hippocampus zosterae strain Florida chromosome 6, ASM2543408v3, whole genome shotgun sequence. Protein-coding genes within it:
- the ercc6l2 gene encoding DNA excision repair protein ERCC-6-like 2 isoform X1 yields the protein MTDSTSVGEAAWHTRHHLVPNHGDDTQHLDTTHRPNTTSDSDEDDVTDGYTEEEEAKEDDVPSKLTSSDLNNLKREKPLFSSGVEHSRACVHLKLCDESEDIVPYTINRYLRDYQREGIRFIYSNFCHSRGCILGDDMGLGKTVQVLGFLAAVLHKKGTWEDIESNKPHFLQSQTPSKQRKPKKLFLIVAPLSVLYNWKDELDTWGHFQYAVVHGLRKQEELARVKKGRVEITLTTYETLRLCLTQFNNITWSAVFVDEAHKIKNPNSQITQAMKGLKCQIRIGLTGTILQNNLEELWCVMDWAVPGCLGNLGHFKSKVSEPVERGQKHSATKRALATARKTIRDLVRKISFCFLRRTKLLIQDQLPKKDDRVVYCSLTDFQQTVYQTVLDSEDVQLLLRSSEKCDCQSGRARRRCCYKINSEGVPAKAQYFTYLSVLRKVASHVALLQSTTGTSKKQEKCVSAICQKVFQKFPEFMRRCKDEAFEALSDPMYSGKMKVLQKLLRFYLQRKDKVLLFSLSTRLLDILESYCMAEGYDYSRLDGTTKAKERVHIVKEFNTSAHINLCLVSTMAGGLGLNFVGANVVILFDPTWNPANDLQAIDRAYRIGQCRDVTVFRLISLGTVEEITYLRQVYKQQLQSSVVGVESARRYFDAVQGAYKGELFGIHNLFRLQTQGTCLTRKILEREGQVEAGVMTTSTHTNVEAVEEVEEKDETHRHSVGEAGDASKESSGASKIPRGLQDFSSGSDDDVEAERGSPSGGRGTRSMDSSTRLGPTSLLQQDFAILLQRLQAMPESGDGDSSSGGEGTSTLVSKSFNIGNNVYPEQGKITILNGSTKQGPKLGRTNLETSDKESARSSKNPLLSKSHRFEQYSDESDDFDIETLTRSKGDTLNPHQKTGRKQQGRRVHSRRRNTSRGAMFTEDIETFTTSEDENTKCADKTKAGLKDGQGSGTSSGRHESSPFTHVERQTSTASTETIDTILGGVREVAYTHSNQRVVGGSKAEELISRAAMKDVFERKMYSQLPANELLTPYEESLSESQPDQQPCAALNGPQQLPGHHPVTFTKSIVQHTRCNTFILGQTPLTMRREQLQEMASKLNFPSAQQFAADVLRSDSTQRLEWLRRYYVTLGHPELASFVASNFAPSDEAQMPPPKNLESRRRKSNQKCPEPEKKKEKLQKNSRESPNVDPEEQKEAVSCARGRRRTRKASVSRPVGGLGVCQASSSSSCLDAREVADIPLNVEQKSNVQEQSQEAPAQERACILTELLGDTSILDDLLKPKCKVSPHKTSTSVLASPPSSRRTFNSGARDSPTTQPKTIRGGCKDFWDILNEGNEESINRLTDLDEVQRVCVKTNLAARAQSVEKESKSLWKTNDKFLWKK
- the ercc6l2 gene encoding DNA excision repair protein ERCC-6-like 2 isoform X3: MKGLKCQIRIGLTGTILQNNLEELWCVMDWAVPGCLGNLGHFKSKVSEPVERGQKHSATKRALATARKTIRDLVRKISFCFLRRTKLLIQDQLPKKDDRVVYCSLTDFQQTVYQTVLDSEDVQLLLRSSEKCDCQSGRARRRCCYKINSEGVPAKAQYFTYLSVLRKVASHVALLQSTTGTSKKQEKCVSAICQKVFQKFPEFMRRCKDEAFEALSDPMYSGKMKVLQKLLRFYLQRKDKVLLFSLSTRLLDILESYCMAEGYDYSRLDGTTKAKERVHIVKEFNTSAHINLCLVSTMAGGLGLNFVGANVVILFDPTWNPANDLQAIDRAYRIGQCRDVTVFRLISLGTVEEITYLRQVYKQQLQSSVVGVESARRYFDAVQGAYKGELFGIHNLFRLQTQGTCLTRKILEREGQVEAGVMTTSTHTNVEAVEEVEEKDETHRHSVGEAGDASKESSGASKIPRGLQDFSSGSDDDVEAERGSPSGGRGTRSMDSSTRLGPTSLLQQDFAILLQRLQAMPESGDGDSSSGGEGTSTLVSKSFNIGNNVYPEQGKITILNGSTKQGPKLGRTNLETSDKESARSSKNPLLSKSHRFEQYSDESDDFDIETLTRSKGDTLNPHQKTGRKQQGRRVHSRRRNTSRGAMFTEDIETFTTSEDENTKCADKTKAGLKDGQGSGTSSGRHESSPFTHVERQTSTASTETIDTILGGVREVAYTHSNQRVVGGSKAEELISRAAMKDVFERKMYSQLPANELLTPYEESLSESQPDQQPCAALNGPQQLPGHHPVTFTKSIVQHTRCNTFILGQTPLTMRREQLQEMASKLNFPSAQQFAADVLRSDSTQRLEWLRRYYVTLGHPELASFVASNFAPSDEAQMPPPKNLESRRRKSNQKCPEPEKKKEKLQKNSRESPNVDPEEQKEAVSCARGRRRTRKASVSRPVGGLGVCQASSSSSCLDAREVADIPLNVEQKSNVQEQSQEAPAQERACILTELLGDTSILDDLLKPKCKVSPHKTSTSVLASPPSSRRTFNSGARDSPTTQPKTIRGGCKDFWDILNEGNEESINRLTDLDEVQRVCVKTNLAARAQSVEKESKSLWKTNDKFLWKK